The Plectropomus leopardus isolate mb chromosome 7, YSFRI_Pleo_2.0, whole genome shotgun sequence genome window below encodes:
- the mboat1 gene encoding lysophospholipid acyltransferase 1 isoform X1, translating into MVTAMGYLTVCQVSRVFIFNYGVLSTDFSGPLMIVTQKITTLAFQLHDGMCKKSEQLTSEQNALAINVRPSLIEYLSYNLNFMSVLVGPCSNYKEYIDFIEGRHISRRLRQHSGTCNGQNGYDKAPDPSPVDLFSLQNAVCRKLLVCSGCMLFFLTVTRSLPITYNVDPHFVSHAPFLTRLTYAFFSIQAARPKFYFAWTLADAVNNAAGYGFLGMDENGKPSWDLICNLNIVGIETATSFKTFIDNWNIRTGIWLKTVCYDRAPKHRLALTFILSALWHGVYPGYYFTFITAIPITIAARAVRKSVRHHILGFRGLKLGYDILTWAATQLAICYTVMPFLLLAIEPTLVYYRSMYYHVHIISILAAVALHRKHKPSEPSATTKTFSSSSSSTFPCSAQCQPVHSNNNDKVD; encoded by the exons ATGGTGACGGCTATGGGCTACTTGACAGTGTGCCAAGTGAGCAGAGTCTTTATCTTTAACTATGGAGTTCTGTCTACAGACTTCTCTGG GCCTCTGATGATAGTAACCCAGAAGATAACCACACTGGCTTTCCAGCTCCATGATG gtatgtgtaaaaagtctgaaCAGCTGACCTCGGAGCAGAATGCTCTGGCTATAAA TGTGAGACCTTCTCTTATAGAGTACCTGAGTTACAATCTAAATTTCATGAGTGTCTTGGTGGGACCGTGCAGCAACTATAAAGAGTACATAGACTTCATCGAGGGAAGGCACATCAGCAGGAGGCTCAGGCAGCACTCTGGGACGTGTAATGGGCAGAATGGCTATGATAAGGCACCAGACCCTTCACCTGTG gatttgttttctctgcagaaCGCTGTCTGTCGAAAATTGCTGGTCTGCAGTGGATGTATGCTGTTCTTCCTCACTGTGACTCGGTCCTTGCCGATAACCTACAACGTCGACCCTCACTTTGTCAGCCACGCCCCTTTCCTCACAAGGCTCACCTACGCTTTCTTCTCCATACAAGCAGCAAGGCCCAAATTCTACTTTGCCTGGACACTAG CTGATGCAGTCAACAACGCTGCAGGTTATGGTTTCTTGGGGATGGATGAAAATGGAAAGCCATCCTGGGACCTCATCTGCAACCTCAACATTGTGGGAATTGAG ACGGCAACCAGCTTCAAGACATTCATAGACAACTGGAACATTCGGACAGGAATTTGGCTCAAGAC GGTGTGTTATGACAGAGCCCCAAAGCACAGGTTGGCGTTGACCTTTATCCTGTCTGCCTTGTGGCATGGTGTTTATCCAGGGTACTACTTCACCTTCATCACTGCCATCCCCATCACCATCGCAGCACGAGCT GTACGGAAGTCTGTTCGCCACCACATACTGGGCTTCAGAGGCTTGAAGCTGGGATATGACATCCTGACTTGGGCAGCCACCCAGCTCGCCATCTGCTATACTGTCATGCCTTTTCTACTTCTTGCAATAGAGCCCACTTTAGTTTATTACAG GTCTATGTACTACCATGTCCACATCATCAGCATTCTGGCGGCAGTCGCCCTGCATCGGAAGCACAAACCCAGTGAACCCTCCGCCACCACCAAAAcgttttcctcctcctcctcttccacgTTTCCGTGCTCAGCCCAGTGCCAGCCTGTTCACTccaacaacaatgacaaagtAGACTGA
- the LOC121946125 gene encoding transcription factor E2F3-like isoform X2, whose amino-acid sequence MRRGISSAPDKVILAGVGGSPLDNNIILTTLTDRLNPGQSNATYIQIITTPPPCNVTQTSNVCLSEPQINNIYTTPQQAAANGAGQRPALGRPPAKRRLALDDSDHQYQSEPARTPRGRGGATVANGARLKTPRTPKSPPEKTRYDTSLGLLTKKFVDLLAQSSDGVLDLNLAAETLQVQKRRLYDITNVLEGIHLIKKKSKNNIQWMGCSLLEVEGALSQRQRLTAEVSALGEEEQRLEQLIQRCSLDMRHMSELQSNQKYAYVTYQDIKQLGNLRDQTVIVVKAPTDTKLEVPDPDESLSIHLTSTKGPIDVLLCPDEESDPRSPVKNGSTDINGNSPFLKVLQGPTGTATSSIPSPAPPSASSAVSVTTLSPISSPYTSLLQQTEDQIPAALQPFLNLGPPLLDQDDYLLGLGDDQGISDLFDACDFDKMPSLGLDDLLCS is encoded by the exons ATGAGAAGAGGGATCTCCTCAGCTCCGGACAAAGTGATTTTAGCGGGGGTTGGGGGCTCTCCTTTGgacaataatataattttaacaaCTCTCACGGATCGTTTAAATCCCGGTCAATCCAATGCGACGTATATCCAAATAATAACCACCCCACCGCCTTGCAACGTTACACAGAcatcaaatgtgtgtttatctgaACCTCAGATAAACAACATTTACACAACTCCACAACAAGCTGCAGCAAACGGAGCAGGACAACGACCCGCTCTGGGGAGACCGCCG GCAAAAAGGCGGCTGGCGCTCGATGATTCAGACCACCAGTACCAGTCAGAACCAGCCAGGACTCCCAGAGGAAGAGGGGGGGCCACGGTGGCCAATGGGGCACGGCTTAAGACACCAAGAA CACCCAAGTCTCCCCCAGAGAAGACTCGGTACGACACCTCCCTGGGCCTGTTGACAAAGAAGTTTGTGGACCTTCTTGCCCAGTCTTCTGATGGCGTCTTGGACCTCAACCTCGCCGCTGAAACCTTACAG GTACAGAAAAGGCGGCTGTATGATATCACCAATGTACTAGAAGGCATTCACCTCATCAAGAAGAAATCGAAGAACAACATTCAGTGGAT GGGCTGTAGTCTGTTGGAGGTGGAGGGGGCACTGAGCCAGAGACAGAGACTAACAGCGGAAGTTTCTGCACTGGGAGAAGAAGAGCAGAGGCTCGAACAACTCATCCAGAGATGCAGCCTGGATATGAGACACATGAGTGAGCTGCAGAGCAACCAGAA ATATGCCTACGTAACGTACCAAGACATCAAACAGCTGGGAAACCTCAGGGACCAGACTGTTATTGTCGTCAAAGCGCCCACAGACACCAAACTAGAAGTACCAGACCCTGATGAG AGTTTGTCCATCCATCTGACCAGCACTAAGGGTCCTATAGACGTCCTGTTGTGCCCGGATGAGGAGAGTGACCCCAGGAGTCCTGTAAAAAACGGCAGCACAGACATCAATGGGAACTCACCTTTCCTCAAAGTCCTTCAAG GTCCGACCGGCACAGCCACTTCTTCCATCCCCTCCCCGGCTCCACCTTCTGCTTCCTCAGCTGTCTCCGTCACGACTCTCTCCCCCATCTCGTCCCCTTACACCAGTCTTCTCCAGCAGACAGAAGACCAGATCCCTGCAGCCCTGCAGCCTTTCTTAAACCTCGGGCCTCCTCTTCTGGACCAAGATGACTACCTTTTAGGTTTGGGAGATGACCAGGGAATCAGCGACTTGTTTGACGCCTGTGACTTTGATAAAATGCCTTCTCTTGGCCTGGATGATCTCCTGTGCAGCTAG
- the mboat1 gene encoding lysophospholipid acyltransferase 1 isoform X2: protein MVTAMGYLTVCQVSRVFIFNYGVLSTDFSGPLMIVTQKITTLAFQLHDGMCKKSEQLTSEQNALAINVRPSLIEYLSYNLNFMSVLVGPCSNYKEYIDFIEGRHISRRLRQHSGTCNGQNGYDKAPDPSPVNAVCRKLLVCSGCMLFFLTVTRSLPITYNVDPHFVSHAPFLTRLTYAFFSIQAARPKFYFAWTLADAVNNAAGYGFLGMDENGKPSWDLICNLNIVGIETATSFKTFIDNWNIRTGIWLKTVCYDRAPKHRLALTFILSALWHGVYPGYYFTFITAIPITIAARAVRKSVRHHILGFRGLKLGYDILTWAATQLAICYTVMPFLLLAIEPTLVYYRSMYYHVHIISILAAVALHRKHKPSEPSATTKTFSSSSSSTFPCSAQCQPVHSNNNDKVD, encoded by the exons ATGGTGACGGCTATGGGCTACTTGACAGTGTGCCAAGTGAGCAGAGTCTTTATCTTTAACTATGGAGTTCTGTCTACAGACTTCTCTGG GCCTCTGATGATAGTAACCCAGAAGATAACCACACTGGCTTTCCAGCTCCATGATG gtatgtgtaaaaagtctgaaCAGCTGACCTCGGAGCAGAATGCTCTGGCTATAAA TGTGAGACCTTCTCTTATAGAGTACCTGAGTTACAATCTAAATTTCATGAGTGTCTTGGTGGGACCGTGCAGCAACTATAAAGAGTACATAGACTTCATCGAGGGAAGGCACATCAGCAGGAGGCTCAGGCAGCACTCTGGGACGTGTAATGGGCAGAATGGCTATGATAAGGCACCAGACCCTTCACCTGTG aaCGCTGTCTGTCGAAAATTGCTGGTCTGCAGTGGATGTATGCTGTTCTTCCTCACTGTGACTCGGTCCTTGCCGATAACCTACAACGTCGACCCTCACTTTGTCAGCCACGCCCCTTTCCTCACAAGGCTCACCTACGCTTTCTTCTCCATACAAGCAGCAAGGCCCAAATTCTACTTTGCCTGGACACTAG CTGATGCAGTCAACAACGCTGCAGGTTATGGTTTCTTGGGGATGGATGAAAATGGAAAGCCATCCTGGGACCTCATCTGCAACCTCAACATTGTGGGAATTGAG ACGGCAACCAGCTTCAAGACATTCATAGACAACTGGAACATTCGGACAGGAATTTGGCTCAAGAC GGTGTGTTATGACAGAGCCCCAAAGCACAGGTTGGCGTTGACCTTTATCCTGTCTGCCTTGTGGCATGGTGTTTATCCAGGGTACTACTTCACCTTCATCACTGCCATCCCCATCACCATCGCAGCACGAGCT GTACGGAAGTCTGTTCGCCACCACATACTGGGCTTCAGAGGCTTGAAGCTGGGATATGACATCCTGACTTGGGCAGCCACCCAGCTCGCCATCTGCTATACTGTCATGCCTTTTCTACTTCTTGCAATAGAGCCCACTTTAGTTTATTACAG GTCTATGTACTACCATGTCCACATCATCAGCATTCTGGCGGCAGTCGCCCTGCATCGGAAGCACAAACCCAGTGAACCCTCCGCCACCACCAAAAcgttttcctcctcctcctcttccacgTTTCCGTGCTCAGCCCAGTGCCAGCCTGTTCACTccaacaacaatgacaaagtAGACTGA
- the LOC121946125 gene encoding transcription factor E2F3-like isoform X1 — protein MRRGISSAPDKVILAGVGGSPLDNNIILTTLTDRLNPGQSNATYIQIITTPPPCNVTQTSNVCLSEPQINNIYTTPQQAAANGAGQRPALGRPPAKRRLALDDSDHQYQSEPARTPRGRGGATVANGARLKTPRTPKSPPEKTRYDTSLGLLTKKFVDLLAQSSDGVLDLNLAAETLQVQKRRLYDITNVLEGIHLIKKKSKNNIQWMGCSLLEVEGALSQRQRLTAEVSALGEEEQRLEQLIQRCSLDMRHMSELQSNQKYAYVTYQDIKQLGNLRDQTVIVVKAPTDTKLEVPDPDESLSIHLTSTKGPIDVLLCPDEESDPRSPVKNGSTDINGNSPFLKVLQGSSQIDSGPTGTATSSIPSPAPPSASSAVSVTTLSPISSPYTSLLQQTEDQIPAALQPFLNLGPPLLDQDDYLLGLGDDQGISDLFDACDFDKMPSLGLDDLLCS, from the exons ATGAGAAGAGGGATCTCCTCAGCTCCGGACAAAGTGATTTTAGCGGGGGTTGGGGGCTCTCCTTTGgacaataatataattttaacaaCTCTCACGGATCGTTTAAATCCCGGTCAATCCAATGCGACGTATATCCAAATAATAACCACCCCACCGCCTTGCAACGTTACACAGAcatcaaatgtgtgtttatctgaACCTCAGATAAACAACATTTACACAACTCCACAACAAGCTGCAGCAAACGGAGCAGGACAACGACCCGCTCTGGGGAGACCGCCG GCAAAAAGGCGGCTGGCGCTCGATGATTCAGACCACCAGTACCAGTCAGAACCAGCCAGGACTCCCAGAGGAAGAGGGGGGGCCACGGTGGCCAATGGGGCACGGCTTAAGACACCAAGAA CACCCAAGTCTCCCCCAGAGAAGACTCGGTACGACACCTCCCTGGGCCTGTTGACAAAGAAGTTTGTGGACCTTCTTGCCCAGTCTTCTGATGGCGTCTTGGACCTCAACCTCGCCGCTGAAACCTTACAG GTACAGAAAAGGCGGCTGTATGATATCACCAATGTACTAGAAGGCATTCACCTCATCAAGAAGAAATCGAAGAACAACATTCAGTGGAT GGGCTGTAGTCTGTTGGAGGTGGAGGGGGCACTGAGCCAGAGACAGAGACTAACAGCGGAAGTTTCTGCACTGGGAGAAGAAGAGCAGAGGCTCGAACAACTCATCCAGAGATGCAGCCTGGATATGAGACACATGAGTGAGCTGCAGAGCAACCAGAA ATATGCCTACGTAACGTACCAAGACATCAAACAGCTGGGAAACCTCAGGGACCAGACTGTTATTGTCGTCAAAGCGCCCACAGACACCAAACTAGAAGTACCAGACCCTGATGAG AGTTTGTCCATCCATCTGACCAGCACTAAGGGTCCTATAGACGTCCTGTTGTGCCCGGATGAGGAGAGTGACCCCAGGAGTCCTGTAAAAAACGGCAGCACAGACATCAATGGGAACTCACCTTTCCTCAAAGTCCTTCAAGGTTCGTCTCAGATAGATTCAG GTCCGACCGGCACAGCCACTTCTTCCATCCCCTCCCCGGCTCCACCTTCTGCTTCCTCAGCTGTCTCCGTCACGACTCTCTCCCCCATCTCGTCCCCTTACACCAGTCTTCTCCAGCAGACAGAAGACCAGATCCCTGCAGCCCTGCAGCCTTTCTTAAACCTCGGGCCTCCTCTTCTGGACCAAGATGACTACCTTTTAGGTTTGGGAGATGACCAGGGAATCAGCGACTTGTTTGACGCCTGTGACTTTGATAAAATGCCTTCTCTTGGCCTGGATGATCTCCTGTGCAGCTAG